Proteins from a single region of Desulfolutivibrio sulfoxidireducens:
- a CDS encoding GIY-YIG nuclease family protein, translating to MPSSASRPYTIKIFLPHGDPDGLRVVGKSNWTGSGVVFNRTAYAEAAKRPEISKTGVYILVGPSEDSSLPTIYVGEGDPIRPRLDSHYANKDFWTWGVFFTATDGSLNKAHVKHLECRLVELAKAAKQANLDNIQAPQPPTLAEAEQADTESFLADMLCIFPLLGLSVFEVRAATSRGKTLLSLRGRGIEAEGYEASPGFIVRKGSRAALRSVPSIHPYMETLRKDLLRQGVFAADGERYVLTQDYAFSSPSTAAGVLLGRTANGRIEWKDASGKTLKDIQTSKTSQEGRAR from the coding sequence ATGCCGTCTAGCGCCAGCCGCCCCTACACCATCAAAATCTTCCTGCCCCACGGCGACCCGGACGGCCTGCGCGTGGTCGGCAAATCCAACTGGACCGGCTCGGGCGTGGTCTTCAACCGCACCGCCTACGCCGAAGCCGCCAAGCGCCCGGAAATCTCCAAGACCGGCGTCTACATCCTGGTCGGCCCCTCCGAGGACAGCAGCCTGCCCACCATCTACGTGGGCGAAGGCGACCCCATCAGGCCGCGCCTGGACAGCCACTACGCCAACAAGGATTTCTGGACCTGGGGCGTCTTTTTCACGGCCACGGACGGCAGCCTGAACAAGGCCCACGTCAAGCACCTGGAATGCCGCCTGGTGGAGCTGGCCAAGGCCGCCAAGCAGGCCAACCTGGACAACATCCAGGCCCCGCAGCCGCCCACCCTGGCCGAGGCCGAACAGGCCGACACCGAGAGCTTTCTGGCCGACATGCTTTGCATCTTCCCGCTTCTGGGACTGTCCGTATTCGAGGTCCGGGCCGCGACCTCGCGCGGCAAGACCCTGCTCAGCCTGCGCGGCCGGGGGATCGAGGCCGAGGGATATGAGGCCAGCCCGGGGTTCATCGTCCGCAAGGGGTCCAGGGCCGCCCTGCGCTCCGTGCCGTCCATCCACCCCTACATGGAGACATTACGAAAGGATTTACTCCGGCAAGGCGTCTTTGCCGCCGACGGGGAACGGTACGTCCTGACCCAGGATTACGCCTTTTCGTCGCCCAGCACGGCGGCCGGGGTGCTTCTGGGCCGCACGGCCAACGGCAGGATCGAATGGAAGGACGCGAGCGGGAAGACGCTCAAGGACATCCAGACGTCAAAAACCAGCCAGGAGGGGAGGGCTAGGTAG
- a CDS encoding type I restriction endonuclease subunit R, whose protein sequence is MPEYLNVEKPFLDQLSRLGWEVIDQGFADIPSDPAASCRTSFREVVLRDIFFRSVRAANTLPDGREWLTDKQLGDLYDELTIHPGKSLVEANRDVLRLLFKATADRNDITGEEYPEVRLIDFEAPEKNHFLAINQFRVDTPGGVKRFILPDIVLFVNGLPLVVAECKEPEANAANAMYEAYRQLRRYSDQREEAAAAGLREGEPRLFHCNQLLIRTCGLRADFGTITATDEHFFAWRHVPDGQEVPAPPAGHMPGTVREQETLVQGMLAPATLLDLVRNFTVFMDSESRIIKVMARYQQYRATKKIIERLRRGQTPRDRSGVVWHTQGSGKSLTMVFTIRALRRRDDLKDYKVVLVNDRTDLEEQLGKTAALTGETVTVIESTADLRRKLATTTSNLSLVMVHKFQEMRGSGLPDYMAHALDAPPVFAPFGLVNDSERILIMIDEAHRSQSGDMADNLFEAFPAATRIAFTGTPLLSGISREPTIRRFGDYIDKYKLQDAVTDGATVQILYEGKTAETAINERHEFDQKFEDLVADRTDEEILAIKKKYGTTGDILEAQSRIASIAADLVRHYIENILDNGFKAQVVTSSKLAAVRYQQAIEKALAEALEEQQASPEPDPERMARIAFLKTAVILSIDGVNERADVLHAVKSARERDAIANFKKPFDPANPLTGIAFLIVCDRLLTGFDAPIEQVMYLDKKVRDHNLLQTIARVNRVRRGKQRGYVVDYIGLANHLRTALSIYAGDDYDDAAASLRDISSEIPILESRYRRLLQFFATGGVEDMEAFVTQEIADPRANRDIAEQAVELLEDIKLRADFEVYLSKFLQSMDIVLPHAAANPYKIPAKRFGYILAQVRERYKDESLSLGGIGEKIKKLINEHLVGLGIDPKIPPVELLSPRFIEQVESRISDKAKASEMEHAIRKHCKIHFDKDPAFYAKLSEKLDALIKRHKDDWKKLCEGMGLLRKEARDGRKGDDASGLSPKNAPFYDLIGLLAFGPEGVPPAHAQAVKTLVADTIDELQQRIGIINFWSRPPDIGDLKGRLSDLVLYSGVPELIDTSELLVSRIVELAKARHQELVK, encoded by the coding sequence GTGCCCGAATACCTCAATGTCGAGAAACCCTTCCTGGACCAGCTTTCCCGGCTGGGCTGGGAGGTGATCGACCAGGGATTCGCGGACATCCCCAGCGACCCCGCCGCCTCCTGCCGGACCTCCTTCCGCGAGGTCGTGCTGCGGGATATCTTCTTTCGCAGCGTGCGCGCCGCCAACACCCTGCCGGACGGCCGGGAATGGCTCACCGACAAGCAGCTCGGCGACCTCTACGACGAACTGACCATCCACCCCGGCAAAAGCCTTGTCGAGGCCAACCGCGACGTCCTGCGCCTTCTTTTCAAGGCCACGGCGGACCGCAACGACATAACCGGCGAAGAGTATCCCGAGGTCCGCCTCATCGACTTCGAGGCGCCCGAAAAAAACCATTTCCTGGCCATCAACCAGTTCCGCGTCGACACCCCGGGCGGCGTCAAGCGGTTCATCCTGCCGGACATCGTGCTTTTCGTGAACGGGCTGCCGCTGGTGGTGGCGGAGTGCAAGGAGCCGGAGGCCAACGCCGCCAACGCCATGTACGAGGCCTACCGGCAGCTTCGCCGCTACAGCGACCAGCGCGAGGAGGCGGCCGCCGCCGGGCTGCGCGAGGGCGAGCCGCGCCTTTTTCATTGCAACCAGCTCCTTATCCGCACCTGCGGCCTGCGCGCCGACTTCGGAACCATCACCGCCACGGACGAACACTTTTTCGCCTGGCGCCACGTCCCGGACGGCCAGGAGGTTCCCGCGCCGCCGGCCGGGCACATGCCGGGCACGGTGCGCGAGCAGGAAACCCTGGTGCAGGGGATGCTCGCCCCGGCCACCCTGCTCGACCTGGTGCGCAACTTCACGGTGTTCATGGACTCGGAATCCCGGATCATCAAGGTCATGGCCCGCTACCAGCAGTACCGCGCCACGAAAAAGATCATCGAACGGCTGCGCCGGGGCCAGACCCCGCGCGACCGCTCGGGCGTGGTCTGGCACACCCAAGGGTCGGGAAAGTCCCTGACCATGGTTTTCACCATCCGCGCCCTGCGCCGCCGCGACGATCTCAAGGACTACAAGGTCGTGCTCGTCAACGACCGCACCGATCTGGAGGAACAGCTCGGCAAGACCGCCGCCCTGACCGGCGAGACCGTGACCGTCATCGAAAGCACCGCCGACCTGCGCCGGAAGCTGGCCACCACCACCTCGAACCTGAGTCTGGTCATGGTCCACAAGTTCCAGGAGATGCGCGGCAGCGGCCTGCCGGACTACATGGCCCATGCCCTGGACGCGCCGCCGGTCTTTGCGCCCTTCGGCCTGGTCAACGACTCCGAGCGCATCCTGATCATGATCGACGAGGCGCACCGCAGCCAGTCCGGCGACATGGCAGACAACCTGTTCGAGGCCTTCCCCGCCGCCACCCGCATCGCCTTCACCGGCACGCCGCTGTTAAGCGGCATCAGCCGCGAGCCGACCATCCGCCGCTTCGGGGACTACATCGACAAGTACAAGCTCCAGGACGCCGTGACGGACGGGGCCACGGTCCAGATCCTCTACGAGGGCAAGACGGCGGAGACGGCCATCAACGAGCGCCACGAGTTCGACCAGAAATTCGAAGACCTCGTAGCCGACCGCACGGACGAGGAAATCCTGGCCATCAAGAAAAAGTACGGCACAACAGGCGACATCCTGGAGGCCCAAAGCCGCATCGCCTCCATCGCCGCCGACTTGGTGCGCCACTATATCGAAAACATCCTGGACAACGGCTTCAAGGCCCAGGTGGTCACCAGCTCCAAGCTGGCCGCCGTGCGCTACCAGCAGGCCATCGAAAAGGCCCTGGCCGAGGCGCTGGAGGAACAACAGGCCAGCCCCGAGCCGGACCCGGAGCGCATGGCGCGTATCGCGTTTCTCAAGACGGCGGTGATTTTGTCCATCGACGGCGTCAACGAGCGCGCCGACGTGCTGCACGCCGTGAAATCCGCCCGGGAACGCGACGCCATCGCCAATTTCAAAAAGCCCTTCGATCCGGCCAACCCATTGACCGGCATCGCCTTCCTCATCGTCTGCGACCGGCTCCTGACCGGCTTCGACGCGCCCATCGAACAGGTCATGTATCTGGACAAGAAGGTGCGGGACCACAACCTGCTCCAGACCATCGCCCGGGTGAACCGCGTCCGCCGGGGCAAACAGCGCGGCTACGTGGTGGACTACATCGGCCTAGCCAACCACCTGCGCACGGCCCTGTCCATCTACGCGGGCGACGACTACGACGACGCGGCCGCCTCCCTGCGCGACATCTCCTCGGAGATTCCGATCCTCGAAAGCCGCTACCGGCGGCTGCTCCAGTTTTTCGCCACGGGCGGCGTGGAGGACATGGAGGCCTTCGTCACCCAGGAGATCGCCGATCCGCGCGCCAATCGGGACATCGCCGAACAGGCCGTGGAGCTGCTTGAGGACATCAAGCTGCGGGCCGACTTCGAGGTGTATTTGAGCAAATTCCTGCAAAGCATGGACATCGTCCTGCCCCATGCCGCCGCCAATCCCTACAAGATTCCGGCCAAGCGCTTCGGCTACATCCTGGCCCAGGTCCGGGAACGCTACAAGGACGAGTCCCTCAGTCTCGGCGGCATCGGCGAGAAGATCAAAAAGCTCATCAACGAGCATCTGGTGGGCCTGGGCATCGACCCGAAGATTCCGCCCGTGGAGCTTTTGTCGCCCAGGTTCATCGAGCAGGTGGAGAGCCGCATCAGCGACAAGGCCAAGGCCAGCGAGATGGAGCACGCTATCCGCAAGCACTGCAAAATCCATTTCGACAAAGACCCGGCCTTCTACGCCAAACTAAGCGAGAAGCTCGACGCCCTGATCAAGCGGCACAAGGACGACTGGAAAAAGTTGTGCGAGGGCATGGGGCTTTTGCGGAAGGAGGCCAGGGACGGCCGCAAGGGAGACGACGCCAGCGGCCTCTCCCCAAAAAACGCCCCATTTTACGACCTCATCGGGCTTCTGGCCTTCGGCCCGGAGGGCGTGCCCCCGGCCCACGCACAGGCCGTGAAGACGCTTGTGGCCGACACCATCGACGAGTTGCAGCAACGCATAGGCATCATCAATTTCTGGTCCCGGCCGCCGGACATCGGCGACCTCAAGGGCAGGCTGTCGGATCTGGTGCTGTATTCGGGCGTCCCGGAGCTCATCGACACAAGCGAGTTGCTCGTCAGCCGTATCGTGGAGCTAGCCAAGGCCCGGCACCAGGAACTGGTGAAGTGA
- a CDS encoding DUF3320 domain-containing protein, with protein sequence MQIHCSFATKVSFALHQNSVPVLLDLSVENGTDTAVEDVTLSLTATPDFFRPRTWRFSKLSPGQRRPIDDRDLLLDGGHLSRLTEAEKGLVRLELRKGDDLLAELDLPVELLARNQWGGLNQFPEVTAAFVCPNDPAVDRILKKTAEILLKAGKAPALQGYETGGKRRVWEIMSGLWQAVCSLGLDYSLPPAGFEQQGQKVRSPEHILSTGIGTCLDLSFLFASCLEQCQLHPIVVFIEGHAFAGCWLAPETFSTTVIDDVAALRKRIQLQEILLFETTLAVRGQQAPPKLKWSCEVGAKQISEEESRPFQFALDIKRARMERIRPLSSEDAAVRADTADASLAIEPDLTDLDESPELIEVETAVTAKTHDKPKDRLEQWQRKLLDLSLRNNLLSFRASRRVAGLFVPEPGRLEDLLADGKRFKLRPGIRLGQADPRDETIHQARHREEISREHAVASLDKGELFTQLDEKEMERRLVELFRASRLALQEGGANTLYLVLGFLVWTQDGKDARRLRAPLILIPVHLDRQAVRSGFSLTLHEDEPRFNLTLLEMLRQDFHLNIPGIESELPRDDSGLDVAAIWRTVAVAIKDMPGWEVAQEVCLGQFSFAKYLMWKDLAERTDQLRTCPVVRHLIDTPTQPYADRADFVAPQRLDKILPPEQNYCPLPADSSQLSAVLAAARGQDFVLEGPPGTGKSQTIANLIAQCLAMNKTVLFVAEKTAALEVVYRRLRAVGLGEFCLELHSHKANKLDVLTQLKESWEAKVSREWETWNRETARMGTLRERLNALVKALHRPWRNGLSVFTAISKTLSGRDIPDLGFSWPGPDTHDAADLDTMLDIATRLGINAGQVDEAARGALALITNTEWSPGWEHGLTTALREIMPLCEQTQRAAEAFFAATGLPEVFLPRHGRQALASLAALLPQAAGRDYGFVLRPDAPDIFSRLRHGQALLSERRALLEGLRKHDTALTGQYALKPASPSLWAPFETAAREIFTALHEFLCQAEKDLTNMPATGGMESLRERITALKAEAADTATDFLARLERGKALDAGRQELWGRLCLAYRPEAFQLDLAGLRQAWGEACRSIWPKSAMGQRKIRKALQAVAGEPLTANPDYGQDIELLIAIGELNGDLAAFADLRDQNTGAWAWSDQEAKAKAFFDWMRSFLALAAATHEVMAALRKKDEALARLTDLGPLTGYLWTGLDTRPEDIALAQTLGDGLTRCVAALYDRPESLATGVATLTRLFGAGHLLLAPSGALARAGNDFSDASSRLHAATQSLAALLGPGEAPAQALDALTPAAIAARGKDILANTRALRSWCAWNRVAGEARARGLVALVAALEQGDIANALTKTAFAVNYCRWWLRAAVDTEPLLTRFISAEHEQAIEDFRQLDQRLAELARDCIRANLRKSTPESQDVHKTSEWGILRREMEKKRRHMPLRQLMDKLPTALPSLTPCLLMSPLSIAQYLPPGKASFDLVVFDEASQIPVWDAIGAMARGRRVIVVGDPKQLPPTNFFNRAEDEDADDEVEIGGDMESILDECLSAGLPRQRLNWHYRSRHESLIAFSNHRYYEGSLVTFPSPVTDDRAVSMNLVEGAYYDKGGSRTNQAEAKAVVADIMRRLTDPGFVAMGWSIGVVTFNSQQQKLIEDLLDEERRKNPALDRFFTDDLTEPVFVKNLENVQGDERDLMYFSITYGPDQSGRVSMNFGPLNKDGGERRLNVAVTRAKHELRVFTCLSPDHIELSRTKAKGVADLKLFLEYARRGSKALVEEVAGSTGDFDSPFEEIVADALSRRGWTVHPQVGVSSFRIDLGVVDPDRPGGYLVGVECDGAAYHRAATARDRDKLREQVLRGLGWEIVRTWSTDWWYDAESAAEKLDAALHAILERIRDERAKREEELAPEQACTVEPENPPIDHTPPRQAVHDPAETDSAGPATANTDHETHPAPDVPIPQAAALQAPPPGADADSASCDILAAGREQALLDAIREIVGAEGPIRADVLARRIAKRCGFYKAGAKIREQVLHAATREFQAVAEEGGVFVWPQGSIPGQWASFRAKCGGETRPVDEICLAELVALAREVHPGLKPDEDPMASMAHAAGLQRLRAVTRERLEKAWQGYLTSMATG encoded by the coding sequence ATGCAAATCCACTGCTCCTTCGCCACCAAAGTCTCCTTTGCCCTGCACCAGAACTCCGTTCCGGTGCTCTTGGACCTGTCGGTCGAAAACGGCACCGACACCGCCGTCGAGGACGTCACCCTGTCCCTGACCGCCACGCCGGATTTCTTCCGCCCCCGGACGTGGCGCTTTAGCAAACTCTCCCCCGGGCAGCGGCGTCCCATAGACGACCGTGACCTCCTGCTCGACGGCGGGCATCTGTCCCGCCTCACGGAGGCCGAGAAAGGGCTGGTGCGCCTCGAATTGCGGAAAGGCGACGACCTCCTGGCCGAGCTGGACCTGCCGGTGGAGCTTTTAGCCCGCAACCAATGGGGCGGCCTGAACCAGTTCCCCGAAGTGACGGCGGCGTTCGTCTGCCCCAACGATCCGGCCGTGGACCGCATCCTCAAGAAAACCGCCGAAATCCTCCTCAAGGCAGGCAAAGCGCCCGCCCTGCAAGGCTACGAGACCGGCGGCAAGCGCCGCGTCTGGGAGATCATGTCCGGGCTGTGGCAGGCCGTGTGCTCGCTGGGCCTGGACTATTCCCTGCCCCCGGCCGGATTCGAGCAGCAGGGGCAAAAGGTACGCTCCCCGGAGCACATCCTGTCCACCGGCATCGGCACCTGCCTGGACCTCAGTTTCCTTTTCGCGTCGTGCCTGGAACAATGCCAGTTGCACCCGATTGTGGTCTTTATCGAGGGCCATGCCTTCGCCGGTTGCTGGCTTGCGCCGGAGACCTTCTCCACCACGGTCATCGACGACGTGGCGGCCCTGCGCAAGCGCATCCAGCTTCAGGAGATACTGCTTTTCGAGACCACGCTGGCCGTTCGCGGCCAGCAGGCCCCGCCGAAGCTCAAATGGTCTTGCGAGGTGGGCGCGAAGCAGATTTCGGAAGAGGAATCCCGCCCCTTCCAGTTCGCCCTCGACATCAAGCGGGCCAGGATGGAACGCATCCGCCCCCTGTCCAGCGAGGATGCCGCCGTCAGGGCCGACACCGCCGACGCCTCGCTCGCCATCGAGCCGGACCTGACGGACCTGGACGAGTCGCCGGAGCTGATCGAGGTCGAGACCGCTGTCACGGCCAAGACGCACGACAAGCCCAAGGACCGTCTGGAGCAGTGGCAGCGCAAGCTCCTGGACCTCTCCCTGCGCAACAATCTGCTCAGCTTCCGGGCCAGCAGGCGCGTGGCGGGCCTGTTCGTCCCGGAACCGGGACGGCTCGAAGACCTCCTGGCCGACGGCAAGCGCTTCAAGCTGCGGCCCGGCATCCGCCTGGGGCAGGCCGATCCGCGCGACGAGACCATCCACCAGGCCCGGCACCGGGAGGAGATCAGCCGGGAGCACGCCGTGGCCTCCCTGGACAAGGGCGAGCTTTTCACCCAGCTTGACGAAAAAGAGATGGAACGCCGCCTCGTAGAGCTTTTCCGGGCCTCGCGGCTGGCGCTCCAGGAAGGCGGCGCGAACACGCTCTATCTGGTCCTGGGCTTTCTGGTCTGGACCCAGGACGGCAAGGACGCCCGACGCCTGCGCGCCCCGCTGATCCTGATTCCGGTCCATCTCGACCGGCAGGCGGTGCGCAGCGGTTTTTCCCTGACCCTGCACGAGGACGAGCCCCGGTTCAATCTCACCCTGCTTGAGATGCTGCGCCAGGACTTCCACCTGAACATTCCCGGAATCGAGAGCGAACTCCCCCGGGACGATTCCGGCCTGGACGTGGCCGCCATCTGGCGCACGGTGGCCGTGGCGATAAAGGACATGCCCGGCTGGGAGGTGGCCCAGGAGGTGTGCCTGGGACAGTTCTCCTTCGCCAAATATCTCATGTGGAAAGACCTGGCCGAACGCACCGACCAGTTGCGTACCTGCCCGGTGGTGCGCCACCTCATCGACACGCCCACCCAGCCCTACGCCGACCGGGCGGACTTCGTAGCACCGCAGCGGCTGGACAAGATCCTGCCCCCCGAACAGAACTATTGCCCGCTGCCTGCCGACTCCTCCCAGCTTTCCGCCGTCCTGGCGGCTGCCCGGGGTCAGGATTTCGTCCTGGAAGGCCCTCCCGGCACGGGCAAGAGCCAGACCATCGCCAACCTCATCGCCCAGTGCCTGGCTATGAACAAGACCGTGCTCTTCGTGGCCGAAAAGACCGCCGCCCTGGAGGTGGTCTATCGCCGCCTGCGGGCCGTGGGCCTTGGCGAATTCTGCCTGGAGTTGCATTCCCACAAGGCCAACAAGCTCGATGTCCTGACGCAACTCAAGGAATCCTGGGAAGCCAAGGTGAGCCGGGAATGGGAGACATGGAACCGGGAGACCGCCCGCATGGGCACCCTGCGGGAACGGCTGAACGCCTTGGTCAAGGCCCTGCACCGACCATGGCGAAACGGGTTGAGCGTCTTTACCGCCATCAGCAAGACCCTGTCCGGCCGCGACATCCCCGACCTGGGGTTTTCATGGCCCGGGCCGGACACGCACGACGCGGCGGACCTGGACACGATGCTCGACATCGCAACCCGGCTGGGCATCAATGCGGGGCAGGTCGACGAGGCGGCCCGTGGAGCGCTGGCCCTGATCACGAACACGGAATGGTCGCCCGGGTGGGAGCATGGGCTCACCACCGCGCTTCGGGAGATCATGCCCCTTTGCGAACAGACGCAGCGGGCGGCCGAGGCGTTTTTCGCCGCCACGGGCCTGCCGGAGGTATTCCTTCCCCGCCATGGGCGCCAGGCCCTGGCCTCGCTGGCGGCGCTTCTGCCCCAGGCCGCAGGACGCGACTACGGCTTTGTGCTGCGTCCTGACGCGCCGGACATCTTTTCCCGGCTGCGCCATGGTCAGGCGCTGCTTTCAGAACGCCGCGCGCTGCTCGAAGGGCTTCGCAAACACGACACCGCCCTAACCGGCCAGTACGCCCTGAAACCCGCATCCCCCTCCCTCTGGGCGCCCTTTGAAACCGCCGCCCGGGAGATATTCACCGCCCTGCACGAGTTTTTGTGCCAAGCGGAAAAGGATCTGACGAACATGCCCGCAACCGGCGGCATGGAGTCGCTGCGGGAGCGCATCACGGCGCTTAAAGCCGAGGCGGCAGACACCGCTACGGACTTCCTGGCCCGGCTTGAACGCGGCAAGGCCCTGGATGCCGGGCGGCAGGAACTGTGGGGGCGTCTTTGCCTCGCCTATCGCCCCGAGGCGTTCCAGCTCGATCTGGCGGGACTGCGCCAGGCATGGGGCGAGGCCTGCCGCTCGATCTGGCCCAAAAGCGCCATGGGTCAGCGCAAAATCCGCAAGGCCCTCCAGGCCGTGGCTGGCGAGCCCCTGACCGCGAACCCGGACTATGGGCAGGACATCGAACTTCTGATCGCCATTGGTGAGCTGAACGGCGACCTTGCCGCCTTTGCCGACCTGCGGGACCAGAACACGGGGGCGTGGGCATGGTCCGACCAGGAGGCCAAAGCCAAGGCCTTTTTCGACTGGATGCGGTCTTTTTTGGCCTTGGCGGCGGCCACCCATGAAGTCATGGCCGCATTGCGCAAAAAGGATGAAGCGCTCGCCCGGCTCACGGACCTCGGCCCCCTGACCGGGTATCTCTGGACAGGCCTGGACACCCGGCCCGAGGACATCGCCCTGGCCCAGACGCTTGGGGATGGCCTTACGCGCTGCGTAGCGGCCCTCTACGACCGGCCGGAATCCCTTGCCACGGGCGTTGCGACGCTGACGCGCCTTTTCGGCGCGGGACATCTCCTGCTGGCCCCGTCCGGGGCCTTGGCCCGGGCCGGGAATGACTTTTCCGACGCCTCATCCCGTCTGCATGCGGCGACCCAGTCCCTGGCCGCGCTTCTGGGGCCTGGCGAGGCCCCTGCCCAAGCCCTTGACGCCCTGACTCCCGCAGCTATTGCCGCTCGCGGCAAGGATATTTTGGCCAACACCCGGGCGTTGCGTTCTTGGTGCGCCTGGAACCGGGTGGCAGGCGAGGCCCGGGCACGCGGACTCGTGGCCCTCGTGGCCGCCCTGGAGCAGGGAGACATCGCAAACGCCCTGACCAAAACGGCCTTTGCCGTGAACTACTGCCGCTGGTGGCTGCGGGCGGCTGTGGACACGGAACCGCTCCTGACGCGATTCATCTCGGCCGAGCACGAGCAGGCCATTGAAGACTTCCGCCAGCTTGACCAGCGGCTTGCCGAACTGGCCCGGGACTGCATTCGCGCCAACCTGCGTAAAAGCACTCCGGAGTCTCAGGACGTTCACAAGACCTCGGAATGGGGCATTTTACGGCGGGAAATGGAGAAGAAGCGTCGGCACATGCCACTGCGACAACTTATGGACAAGCTGCCCACGGCCCTGCCCAGCCTGACCCCGTGCCTCCTCATGAGCCCCCTGTCCATCGCCCAGTATCTGCCGCCGGGAAAGGCATCGTTTGATCTGGTGGTCTTCGACGAGGCCAGCCAGATACCGGTTTGGGACGCCATCGGGGCCATGGCCCGGGGGCGGCGGGTCATAGTGGTCGGCGACCCCAAGCAGTTGCCGCCTACGAATTTCTTCAACCGGGCCGAGGACGAGGATGCCGACGATGAAGTGGAGATCGGCGGCGACATGGAAAGCATCCTGGACGAATGCCTAAGCGCCGGACTGCCGCGCCAACGTCTCAACTGGCACTATCGCAGCCGCCATGAAAGCCTTATCGCCTTTTCCAACCACCGGTACTACGAGGGCAGCCTGGTCACCTTTCCCTCCCCGGTGACGGATGATCGCGCGGTGTCCATGAACTTGGTCGAAGGCGCGTATTACGACAAGGGCGGCAGCCGGACCAACCAGGCCGAGGCCAAGGCCGTGGTGGCGGACATCATGCGGCGGCTGACCGATCCCGGGTTTGTGGCCATGGGCTGGTCCATCGGCGTGGTGACCTTCAACTCCCAGCAGCAAAAGCTCATCGAAGACCTGCTTGACGAGGAACGCCGGAAAAATCCCGCCCTGGATCGTTTCTTTACCGACGACCTGACGGAGCCGGTCTTCGTCAAAAACCTGGAAAACGTCCAGGGCGACGAACGCGACCTGATGTATTTCTCCATCACCTACGGCCCGGACCAGTCCGGCCGGGTATCCATGAACTTCGGCCCGCTCAACAAGGACGGCGGCGAAAGGCGGCTCAACGTGGCCGTCACCCGGGCCAAGCACGAACTGCGGGTGTTCACCTGCCTGTCACCGGATCATATCGAGTTGTCGCGCACCAAGGCCAAGGGTGTCGCGGACCTCAAGCTGTTCCTGGAATACGCCCGGCGCGGCAGCAAGGCCCTGGTCGAGGAGGTGGCCGGTTCGACGGGCGACTTCGATTCGCCGTTCGAGGAAATCGTGGCCGATGCCCTGTCGCGCCGGGGCTGGACGGTGCATCCCCAGGTGGGCGTCTCGTCCTTTCGCATCGATCTTGGCGTGGTGGACCCAGACCGGCCCGGCGGCTACCTCGTTGGCGTAGAATGCGACGGGGCGGCATACCACCGGGCGGCGACAGCCCGGGACCGGGACAAGCTCCGGGAGCAGGTGCTGCGCGGCCTCGGGTGGGAAATCGTGCGCACATGGTCAACCGACTGGTGGTATGACGCCGAATCGGCGGCGGAAAAGCTCGACGCCGCCCTGCACGCGATTCTTGAACGAATTCGGGACGAGCGGGCCAAACGCGAAGAGGAACTGGCCCCTGAGCAGGCTTGCACAGTGGAACCAGAGAATCCTCCCATAGACCACACACCTCCCCGTCAGGCTGTTCATGATCCAGCAGAGACCGATTCCGCTGGCCCCGCCACAGCCAACACTGATCATGAGACGCATCCAGCCCCGGATGTGCCCATACCGCAGGCTGCGGCCTTGCAGGCGCCACCTCCGGGAGCAGACGCGGATTCTGCCTCCTGCGACATTCTGGCCGCAGGCCGCGAACAGGCCCTGCTGGACGCGATCCGGGAAATCGTGGGCGCGGAAGGCCCCATCCGAGCGGATGTCCTGGCCCGGCGCATCGCCAAGCGCTGCGGATTTTACAAGGCAGGCGCGAAGATACGTGAGCAGGTTCTGCACGCGGCGACTCGGGAATTCCAGGCTGTTGCGGAGGAAGGAGGCGTTTTTGTCTGGCCGCAAGGCAGCATCCCCGGCCAGTGGGCTTCATTTCGCGCGAAATGTGGCGGGGAGACCCGCCCGGTGGACGAAATATGCCTGGCCGAACTTGTCGCGCTGGCTCGGGAAGTCCATCCGGGCCTCAAACCCGACGAAGACCCCATGGCGTCCATGGCCCATGCCGCAGGCCTGCAACGCCTGCGCGCCGTGACCAGAGAACGCCTGGAAAAGGCTTGGCAGGGGTATCTGACGAGCATGGCTACAGGTTGA
- a CDS encoding M48 family metallopeptidase: MRYKDIEYTLTRSRRKTASLHVERDGGVSLIVPEALPQEKIEAVLEAKRLWIYRGQAEWRDRNAARVSREFVNGEGFLYLGRSYRLQWVEALDVPLVLKDGRFLLRRGQDGRPSGDPAEVFKEFYRAKGKVRIGQRVALYQPKVGVTARAVRVMELGHRWASCSADGALNFHWKCMMAPMTVLDYVVVHELAHLLHPRHDTEFWNCVDRVLPDFRERRDWLRVNGAGMGV; encoded by the coding sequence ATGCGCTACAAGGACATCGAGTACACGCTGACGCGAAGCCGCCGCAAGACCGCCAGCCTGCATGTGGAGCGCGACGGCGGCGTGTCCTTGATCGTACCCGAGGCGCTGCCGCAGGAGAAGATCGAGGCGGTCCTGGAGGCCAAGCGGCTGTGGATTTACCGGGGACAGGCCGAATGGCGCGATCGCAACGCGGCCCGGGTGAGCCGGGAGTTCGTCAACGGCGAGGGGTTTTTGTACCTGGGCCGGTCCTACCGGTTGCAGTGGGTGGAGGCGCTTGACGTGCCGCTTGTGCTCAAAGACGGGCGGTTTCTTTTGCGCCGAGGACAGGACGGCAGGCCGTCCGGCGACCCGGCGGAGGTCTTCAAGGAGTTCTACCGGGCCAAGGGGAAGGTGCGCATCGGGCAGCGGGTGGCGCTGTATCAGCCGAAGGTCGGGGTGACGGCCAGGGCGGTGCGGGTAATGGAGCTGGGGCACCGCTGGGCGTCGTGCTCGGCGGATGGCGCGCTCAATTTCCACTGGAAGTGCATGATGGCCCCGATGACGGTGCTGGATTACGTCGTGGTGCATGAGTTGGCGCATCTGCTGCATCCGCGCCACGACACCGAGTTCTGGAACTGCGTGGACCGGGTGTTGCCGGATTTTCGCGAGCGGCGGGATTGGTTGCGGGTGAATGGTGCGGGGATGGGGGTGTGA